The Paenibacillus tianjinensis genome has a window encoding:
- a CDS encoding polysaccharide deacetylase family protein produces the protein MQTLLLWLFYISSFYAFIPGMISRIFGYRVFRKGIKRTEFALTFDDGPDPRYTPQLLDLLKQYDAKATFFVVGAHAEQNPEIIKRMYDEGHLIGIHNYVHKTNWLMRPATVKQQIKRTGDIIYSITGERSTYYRPPWGIVNLFDFSKRSQVQIVLWSAMFGDWKEKLGAERLTEKLLTKLGPGEVMLLHDCGTTLGADPKAPEHMLIALERMLEEARKRGLRSIRVDEMIEQVQKSPIQQLSFSKRLVVGLWLVWEQCFQFMFRINTIAPADPFLHYRLRKYQGDPVQMDNGERLVKGDKIIELHIDNRQLFELGVHSRSSAQLAIRMIRRMEKDLPVLAERIATDLDLAEAKALYGVSMINRGPEKFGFMVLDLPDGWFARSTKFYLSILLSVIHPSGGARLKVRSEVLVPKMMLMPVSQLLDQMNQQRPQKQVKSRERIREEELSLEAELPGATVVH, from the coding sequence ATGCAGACTTTGCTGCTCTGGTTATTTTATATTTCTTCCTTCTACGCGTTCATTCCCGGAATGATCAGCAGGATTTTCGGCTATCGCGTATTTCGCAAAGGCATCAAGCGGACCGAATTTGCCCTGACCTTTGATGATGGTCCGGACCCGCGCTATACACCGCAATTGCTGGATCTTCTCAAACAGTATGATGCGAAGGCTACCTTCTTTGTCGTCGGGGCCCATGCGGAGCAGAATCCGGAGATTATTAAGCGTATGTATGATGAGGGACATCTCATCGGTATTCATAACTATGTACACAAGACGAATTGGCTGATGCGGCCTGCAACCGTCAAACAGCAAATTAAACGTACCGGTGACATTATTTACAGTATTACCGGCGAGCGGAGTACCTATTACCGTCCGCCCTGGGGGATCGTTAACCTGTTCGACTTCTCCAAGCGCAGTCAGGTGCAGATTGTCTTGTGGTCGGCCATGTTCGGCGACTGGAAAGAGAAGCTTGGTGCAGAACGGCTGACCGAAAAGCTGCTCACCAAGCTGGGCCCGGGTGAAGTCATGCTGCTGCATGATTGCGGCACAACCCTCGGGGCCGACCCCAAAGCTCCTGAGCATATGCTGATTGCACTGGAGCGGATGCTGGAAGAGGCTAGAAAACGGGGGCTCCGCAGTATCCGGGTGGATGAAATGATTGAGCAGGTGCAGAAATCACCCATTCAGCAGCTCTCCTTCAGCAAACGGCTGGTCGTCGGATTATGGCTGGTCTGGGAGCAATGCTTTCAGTTCATGTTCCGCATCAACACCATTGCTCCGGCGGATCCGTTTCTTCATTACCGGCTGCGCAAGTATCAAGGGGATCCGGTACAGATGGATAACGGTGAACGTCTGGTAAAAGGCGACAAGATTATTGAGCTGCACATCGATAACAGGCAGCTGTTCGAGCTGGGTGTGCATTCCCGGTCTTCGGCACAGCTTGCGATCCGTATGATCCGCCGCATGGAGAAGGATCTGCCGGTCCTTGCCGAAAGAATTGCAACAGATCTTGACCTGGCTGAGGCTAAAGCGCTTTACGGGGTAAGCATGATCAACAGGGGCCCGGAGAAATTCGGATTCATGGTTCTCGACCTGCCGGACGGCTGGTTCGCCCGTTCGACCAAGTTCTATTTGAGCATTCTGCTGAGTGTCATTCATCCCTCAGGGGGGGCGCGCCTGAAAGTCCGAAGTGAGGTTCTCGTGCCGAAGATGATGCTGATGCCGGTATCGCAGCTGCTCGACCAGATGAATCAGCAGCGCCCTCAAAAACAGGTAAAGAGCCGTGAGCGGATTCGCGAAGAGGAGCTGTCCCTGGAAGCTGAGCTGCCGGGAGCGACAGTGGTACACTAG
- a CDS encoding phosphotransferase, with protein MLKLPVNHSVFSSEALAPALKDLYEIGDVIECRFLSNGLNDTYVLKTSTGKYILRIYKVKWRSIHDIAFEVEMLNHLVRKGIPVSGPVAKRDGGYITEMDAAEGPRFAVLFTYAEGGYSDKKESCDLFGEQVAKMHLAMDDFECGHERFAIDLNHLLKQPVQLIRPALAHRPEDLDFLDSLSNLLTNRINDISSELEWGVSHGDLHGGNVHFHENSLTQFDFDCGGFGWRSYDVSVFLWAKVRGREKEHFNNELWDVFLQSYQKHKGLSESDLKAIPLFVAIREIWLMGLHTGNAEVWGGGWQNDHYFDTNLQFLRNWCEFHSIVEQRKG; from the coding sequence ATGCTGAAATTGCCTGTTAATCATTCTGTTTTTTCTTCCGAAGCACTAGCGCCTGCACTAAAAGATCTTTATGAGATTGGGGACGTCATAGAATGCCGTTTTCTCTCGAACGGGCTTAATGATACTTATGTATTGAAGACCTCTACAGGGAAATACATACTGCGAATCTATAAAGTGAAATGGCGAAGTATACATGACATTGCTTTTGAAGTGGAGATGCTGAATCACTTGGTCAGGAAGGGAATCCCTGTATCTGGTCCAGTGGCCAAAAGGGATGGCGGGTATATTACAGAAATGGATGCAGCTGAGGGACCACGCTTCGCGGTCCTGTTTACGTATGCGGAAGGCGGATATTCCGATAAAAAAGAGAGCTGTGATTTATTTGGCGAACAAGTAGCAAAGATGCATCTGGCTATGGATGATTTCGAATGCGGGCATGAAAGGTTTGCGATTGATTTGAACCATCTGCTGAAGCAGCCGGTTCAATTGATTCGGCCTGCATTAGCCCACAGGCCTGAGGACTTGGACTTTCTGGACTCGTTGTCTAATTTATTGACGAACCGTATAAATGATATCTCCTCAGAGTTGGAATGGGGTGTCAGTCATGGTGATCTTCATGGAGGCAATGTACACTTTCATGAGAATTCCTTAACTCAATTCGATTTTGACTGCGGAGGCTTTGGCTGGAGATCCTATGATGTTTCTGTTTTTTTATGGGCAAAGGTTAGAGGGAGAGAGAAGGAGCATTTTAATAATGAGTTGTGGGATGTTTTCCTGCAATCCTACCAAAAGCACAAAGGATTATCTGAATCCGATCTTAAGGCGATCCCTTTGTTTGTAGCGATCAGGGAAATATGGTTGATGGGTCTCCACACCGGCAACGCAGAGGTTTGGGGTGGCGGATGGCAAAATGATCATTATTTTGATACCAACCTGCAGTTTCTGCGGAATTGGTGTGAGTTTCATTCTATCGTTGAGCAGAGGAAAGGGTGA
- a CDS encoding GNAT family N-acetyltransferase has protein sequence MQFKLYTDVHEFYMDTYDVLMRHEAQNLIPLGNIIIGHEGKDKTDWRDPVNWLMATISDAKGIQLTAVMTPPHNITLYATDNILNPEAINCLIDGLKDHEIPGVITEKTLAEYFAKEYTLRKGITFTTTMSQRIYELTAVNPDIQKVGIVRLLDEKDIHFFPYWAEAFYAAVSYGKTEMSIPQDADPYLYRIASKKIYILEDNGIPVSMAGYTRVMQTAIGLAFVYTPPYERKKGYATSIVAQISQHALDKGYTKCVLYTDLANPISNSIYQKIGYRPICDSLELKFE, from the coding sequence ATGCAATTTAAGTTGTATACGGATGTGCATGAGTTTTACATGGATACCTATGATGTGCTGATGCGTCATGAAGCACAAAATTTGATTCCTCTTGGCAATATCATAATTGGGCATGAAGGAAAAGACAAAACAGACTGGCGGGACCCTGTAAATTGGCTTATGGCAACTATTTCAGATGCTAAGGGCATACAGCTTACCGCCGTAATGACACCGCCACACAATATTACGCTTTATGCAACAGACAACATACTGAACCCGGAAGCTATAAACTGTCTGATAGATGGGCTGAAAGACCATGAAATTCCAGGTGTGATAACCGAAAAAACCTTGGCAGAGTATTTTGCCAAAGAATATACCCTGCGCAAGGGAATAACTTTTACAACAACGATGAGCCAGCGTATATATGAACTTACGGCAGTAAACCCAGACATTCAAAAGGTTGGCATCGTTCGATTGCTGGATGAAAAGGATATTCACTTTTTCCCATACTGGGCTGAAGCATTTTATGCAGCGGTGAGTTATGGCAAAACAGAAATGTCCATCCCGCAAGATGCAGACCCTTACCTCTACCGAATAGCATCGAAAAAAATCTATATTTTAGAGGACAACGGGATCCCCGTTTCTATGGCTGGATATACAAGGGTAATGCAGACGGCTATTGGCTTGGCATTTGTATATACCCCTCCATATGAGCGCAAGAAGGGTTACGCTACTTCAATTGTGGCGCAAATAAGCCAGCATGCATTGGATAAAGGATATACTAAATGCGTCTTATATACGGACTTAGCAAATCCCATATCTAATAGCATTTATCAAAAGATAGGTTATAGGCCAATTTGTGATTCGCTCGAGTTAAAATTTGAATAG
- the ilvD gene encoding dihydroxy-acid dehydratase translates to MAAKKMRSDMIKKGFDRAPHRSLLRAAGVKEEDFGKPFIAVCNSYIDIVPGHVHLQEFGKIVKEAIREAGGVPFEFNTIGVDDGIAMGHIGMRYSLPSREIIADALETVVSAHWFDGMVCIPNCDKITPGMMMGALRVNIPTIFVSGGPMKAGVDSKGKKLSLTSVFEGVGAHQVGKINDAELLELEQFGCPTCGSCSGMFTANSMNCLAEAMGLALPGNGTILAVAEERRDFVRKSATQLMELIKLDLKPRDIVTKESLDNAFALDMAMGGSTNTVLHTLALAQEAEIDYPLERINEVANRVPYLAKLAPASDIFIEDVDRAGGVSAVLNELLKKPGALFGDCMTVTGKTIAENVRGHEILDTSVIHKLDNPYSEVGGLAVLYGNLAPEGSIIKVGAVDASVGGYHKGPAICFDSQETALEGIANGKVKEGHVVVIRYEGPKGGPGMPEMLAPTSQIVGMGLGAKVGLITDGRFSGASRGISIGHISPEAAEGGPIAFVEDGDIIELDLINRKIELLVDEETLAIRRSGWKGFEPKVKKGYLARYSALVTNASKGGVLKI, encoded by the coding sequence ATGGCAGCCAAGAAAATGCGTTCAGACATGATTAAAAAAGGCTTTGACCGGGCTCCACACCGCAGTCTGCTGCGTGCCGCCGGAGTAAAAGAGGAGGATTTCGGCAAACCGTTTATCGCGGTCTGCAACTCCTATATTGATATTGTACCGGGTCATGTGCATCTGCAGGAATTCGGCAAAATCGTCAAGGAAGCTATCCGCGAAGCCGGCGGTGTGCCGTTTGAGTTCAACACGATCGGTGTAGACGACGGAATCGCCATGGGCCACATCGGCATGCGTTATTCCCTGCCAAGCCGCGAGATCATCGCCGACGCCCTGGAAACCGTTGTATCCGCGCACTGGTTCGACGGCATGGTCTGCATTCCCAACTGTGATAAAATCACACCGGGCATGATGATGGGCGCTTTGCGTGTCAACATCCCGACCATCTTCGTCAGCGGCGGACCGATGAAAGCCGGCGTAGACAGCAAAGGCAAGAAGCTTTCCCTCACCTCTGTATTTGAAGGCGTAGGCGCGCATCAAGTCGGCAAGATCAATGACGCCGAACTGCTGGAACTGGAACAATTCGGCTGTCCTACCTGCGGCTCTTGCTCCGGTATGTTTACCGCGAATTCCATGAACTGTCTGGCCGAAGCTATGGGCCTCGCTCTTCCGGGCAACGGTACCATCCTGGCCGTAGCTGAAGAACGCAGAGACTTCGTCCGCAAATCAGCGACACAGCTGATGGAGCTGATTAAGCTGGATCTGAAGCCGCGCGATATCGTAACCAAGGAATCTCTCGACAACGCCTTTGCCCTTGATATGGCAATGGGCGGCTCTACAAACACCGTACTTCATACCCTGGCCCTGGCTCAGGAAGCTGAAATTGATTATCCGCTGGAGCGGATCAATGAAGTGGCTAACCGCGTACCTTATCTGGCCAAGCTGGCTCCTGCCTCCGACATCTTCATCGAAGACGTTGACCGTGCAGGCGGCGTAAGCGCCGTGCTGAACGAGCTGCTTAAGAAGCCGGGCGCTCTCTTCGGCGACTGCATGACCGTTACCGGCAAAACAATTGCCGAGAATGTCCGCGGGCACGAAATTCTGGATACCAGCGTCATTCATAAGCTCGACAATCCTTACTCCGAAGTAGGCGGCCTGGCTGTGCTGTACGGCAACCTGGCACCGGAAGGCTCGATCATCAAGGTCGGTGCGGTTGACGCATCTGTAGGCGGCTACCACAAAGGACCTGCGATCTGCTTCGATTCGCAGGAAACTGCACTGGAAGGCATCGCTAACGGCAAGGTTAAAGAAGGCCATGTCGTAGTTATCCGTTATGAAGGTCCGAAGGGCGGACCGGGCATGCCGGAAATGCTTGCCCCTACCTCCCAGATCGTCGGCATGGGCCTCGGCGCCAAAGTCGGCTTGATCACCGACGGACGTTTCTCCGGCGCATCCCGCGGCATCAGCATCGGCCACATCTCACCGGAAGCTGCTGAAGGCGGACCTATCGCGTTCGTTGAAGACGGCGACATCATCGAGCTGGATCTGATCAACCGCAAGATTGAGCTGCTGGTTGATGAAGAAACCCTTGCTATCCGACGCTCCGGCTGGAAAGGCTTTGAGCCTAAGGTCAAAAAAGGCTACCTTGCCCGTTATTCCGCACTCGTTACCAATGCAAGCAAAGGCGGCGTGTTGAAGATCTAA
- a CDS encoding acyltransferase family protein, whose protein sequence is MVRENPLEARGETFFLNLRFMLIITVFAGNAIEPLITRMNGMHGLYMWIFSFHMPLFVLVTGYFAKQSLNGAAGRKVLLQIGMQYLIFQSLYSALDVSLFHVKGIHHSIFAPYLLLWFLASHACWRLLMLGMGKWSKTAQIAFAVAAGVAVGYLQVDGVWFSISRTFVYLPYFVIGYHFSFAAFAKLYQKYIKAAAAAASLLILVVLAVSGPDIPLGWLYGNMTYMQLGAEEWYAGLYRLTLYAVQIIASLAFLGLVPYGLSRMTDWGRRTLYVFLLHGLVVRLAAASGIYDYIGNAAGAALVLLTAVLLTVLLAQPAVKRLLHPLVEPSVNWMITLQRAALRRTP, encoded by the coding sequence ATGGTAAGGGAAAATCCGCTGGAGGCGCGTGGGGAAACCTTTTTTCTCAACCTGCGTTTCATGCTTATCATCACTGTGTTTGCCGGCAATGCTATCGAACCTCTAATCACCAGAATGAATGGCATGCACGGGCTGTATATGTGGATCTTCAGTTTTCATATGCCGCTGTTCGTGCTTGTTACCGGTTATTTCGCGAAGCAGAGCCTGAACGGGGCCGCAGGCCGTAAAGTACTGCTTCAGATCGGCATGCAGTACCTGATTTTTCAGAGTCTGTATTCTGCGCTGGATGTTTCCCTCTTTCATGTAAAAGGCATACATCATTCTATATTCGCACCTTATCTGCTGTTATGGTTCCTGGCCAGTCATGCCTGCTGGCGTCTGCTGATGCTCGGCATGGGCAAGTGGTCCAAAACCGCTCAAATCGCCTTCGCCGTAGCTGCGGGAGTTGCTGTCGGATATTTACAGGTTGACGGGGTATGGTTTAGCATCAGCCGCACCTTTGTATATCTGCCGTATTTCGTAATCGGCTATCATTTTTCCTTTGCCGCCTTCGCCAAGCTGTATCAGAAATATATTAAGGCCGCAGCAGCTGCTGCCTCCCTTCTAATCCTTGTTGTTCTGGCTGTATCGGGCCCGGATATTCCACTCGGCTGGCTGTATGGCAACATGACTTATATGCAGCTTGGAGCGGAGGAATGGTACGCAGGTTTGTACCGCCTGACGCTATATGCTGTGCAGATTATTGCTTCGCTAGCCTTTCTGGGGCTCGTCCCTTACGGGCTGAGCCGGATGACCGACTGGGGCCGCCGTACGCTGTACGTCTTCCTGCTTCACGGCCTTGTTGTCCGTCTTGCCGCCGCTTCCGGAATCTATGACTATATCGGCAATGCTGCAGGGGCCGCTCTTGTACTGCTCACTGCCGTACTCCTCACCGTGCTGCTGGCCCAGCCGGCAGTCAAACGGCTGCTTCACCCGCTGGTTGAACCGTCTGTGAACTGGATGATCACGCTGCAGCGCGCCGCCCTGCGCCGCACACCCTGA
- a CDS encoding alpha/beta hydrolase yields the protein MKLLKKLISRRRVLLSLAVLLVIAGILLWRYLTPYAPAENAESALISAGGVTVEQNDNWISFEPSVISGTAVIFYPGALVEAEAYAPLAHKIAAAGHPFYIAKMPLNLAVIKGDAADEMIRVHPRQSFVLGGHSLGGVMASRYAAGHADQLEGVFFLASYPDEKGNLKDTTLSVLSVLGTEDKVVDRDNYNEGRAYLPGNTVYYSVTGGNHAQFGSYGPQKGDGEAKITEEEQQNRTARAMLDWLGNLR from the coding sequence GTGAAACTATTGAAGAAATTGATATCCAGACGAAGAGTCCTCCTTTCACTTGCAGTGCTTCTGGTTATAGCGGGAATTCTGCTCTGGAGATATTTGACCCCTTATGCCCCTGCTGAGAATGCCGAGTCTGCGCTGATCTCTGCAGGAGGAGTAACAGTAGAACAGAATGATAACTGGATTTCGTTTGAACCATCGGTAATATCGGGTACGGCAGTGATTTTCTATCCGGGCGCACTGGTTGAGGCCGAGGCTTATGCGCCGTTGGCCCACAAAATCGCTGCCGCAGGGCATCCGTTTTACATAGCCAAAATGCCGCTCAACCTGGCGGTCATTAAGGGAGATGCCGCAGATGAAATGATCCGTGTGCATCCCCGGCAGTCCTTTGTGCTGGGCGGCCATTCTCTGGGCGGTGTGATGGCGTCGCGTTATGCTGCCGGACATGCGGACCAGCTGGAAGGCGTGTTTTTCCTGGCCTCTTATCCGGACGAGAAAGGCAACCTCAAAGATACTACACTGTCAGTCTTATCTGTGCTTGGAACGGAGGATAAGGTAGTCGACAGAGACAATTACAATGAAGGCCGGGCTTATTTGCCGGGCAATACGGTATACTACTCCGTCACTGGCGGTAATCACGCCCAGTTCGGAAGCTACGGTCCCCAGAAAGGTGACGGGGAAGCGAAGATTACCGAAGAAGAGCAGCAGAACCGCACAGCACGGGCGATGCTGGACTGGCTGGGCAATCTTCGTTAG
- a CDS encoding HAD family hydrolase, giving the protein MPLLHVNDLSVPCQAILFDKDGTLLDLLATWGTWAELVLQGLGEQLALIGDGFSGDLSGVLGTRHDASGRVIGYDPAGPLSMATAEETYGILAWHLYSAGVPWNEAVTRVTAIAKEAMNELRTRRFAAPLPELLPFLQQCAAASIKLGVVTSDGSGTTGEQLEWMGITGYFHIIVTRDRVSRGKPAPEMAETACRELGIPPEYTVIIGDSNADMQLGKGAGLRLSIGISPEGSAGHLLDADTVIAGYHELRLTC; this is encoded by the coding sequence ATGCCGCTGCTGCATGTGAATGATTTATCGGTACCCTGCCAAGCCATTTTATTCGACAAGGACGGCACGCTGCTGGATCTGCTAGCAACCTGGGGAACCTGGGCTGAACTGGTCCTGCAGGGGCTGGGCGAGCAGCTGGCGCTGATTGGAGACGGCTTCAGCGGCGATCTGTCCGGGGTGCTCGGCACCCGGCATGATGCTTCCGGCCGGGTGATTGGCTACGATCCGGCCGGGCCGCTCTCCATGGCTACCGCTGAGGAGACTTACGGCATTCTGGCCTGGCATCTGTACAGCGCCGGGGTTCCCTGGAACGAGGCGGTGACGAGGGTCACGGCCATTGCCAAAGAGGCGATGAACGAACTGCGGACCCGCCGCTTTGCAGCACCTTTGCCGGAACTGCTGCCGTTCCTGCAGCAATGTGCCGCCGCCTCCATAAAGCTTGGAGTCGTCACTTCTGACGGCTCCGGGACGACTGGAGAGCAGCTGGAGTGGATGGGTATTACCGGATACTTTCATATTATTGTAACAAGGGACCGGGTTAGCCGCGGCAAGCCGGCTCCTGAAATGGCTGAAACGGCTTGCCGTGAGCTTGGAATTCCGCCGGAGTATACAGTCATCATCGGCGACAGTAATGCAGATATGCAGCTCGGTAAAGGTGCCGGCCTGCGCCTCTCCATCGGGATTTCCCCGGAGGGATCCGCCGGTCATTTACTGGATGCTGACACTGTAATTGCCGGTTATCATGAGCTTCGCCTTACATGTTGA
- a CDS encoding NAD-dependent protein deacylase, protein MDQLQTLVSWIKDSGNIVFFGGAGTSTESGIPDFRSAAGLYQSEHNSPYPPEVMLSRRFFMSSPDIFFDFYRSKMIHPDAPPNGAHLLLAELERQGRLKAVITQNIDGLHQLAGSRTVFELHGSIHRNHCMSCSRFYDLNQIIESAERVPRCPECGGIIKPDVVLYEEELDHDVLLGSIAAIAAADLLIIGGTSLTVQPAASLVTYFHGRHTVLLNGEPTPYDHHADLIITDRIGEVMGRIQELL, encoded by the coding sequence ATGGATCAATTGCAGACACTGGTTTCCTGGATCAAGGACAGCGGCAACATTGTATTTTTCGGAGGGGCAGGCACCTCTACCGAAAGCGGGATTCCGGATTTCCGCTCCGCAGCGGGCTTATATCAGAGTGAGCATAACTCCCCGTATCCGCCTGAAGTGATGCTAAGCCGCAGATTTTTTATGTCCTCACCGGACATTTTTTTTGATTTCTACCGCAGCAAAATGATCCACCCGGACGCACCCCCGAACGGTGCCCACCTGCTGCTGGCAGAGCTTGAGCGCCAAGGCAGGCTGAAGGCGGTAATCACCCAGAATATCGACGGGCTGCATCAGCTTGCCGGAAGCCGCACTGTATTCGAGCTGCACGGCTCGATACACCGCAATCATTGCATGAGCTGCAGCCGGTTTTACGATCTGAATCAGATCATTGAGTCGGCTGAGCGGGTGCCCCGCTGCCCCGAATGCGGCGGCATCATTAAGCCAGATGTAGTGCTGTATGAGGAAGAGCTGGATCATGATGTGCTGTTAGGCTCCATCGCGGCAATAGCCGCTGCTGATCTGCTGATCATCGGCGGAACCTCGCTTACCGTGCAGCCGGCAGCCAGTCTCGTCACCTATTTTCACGGACGGCATACGGTCCTGCTGAACGGCGAGCCGACTCCCTACGACCATCATGCTGATCTGATCATAACGGACCGGATCGGTGAGGTTATGGGGAGAATTCAAGAGCTGCTTTGA
- the mgrA gene encoding L-glyceraldehyde 3-phosphate reductase produces MVYVASDERYEIMRYNRSGRSGLKLPAISLGLWHNFGGIDAYENGREMITRSFDLGITHFDLANNYGPPAGSAEDLFGKVLARDLSAYRDEMVISTKAGYYMWPGPYGDWGSRKYMLSSLDQSLKRLGLDYVDIFYSHRPDPHTPLEETMGALDHAVRTGKALYVGISNYTAEQTLEAIRILNGLGTPLLIHQPRYSMLDRWIEGGLQQVLEENGVGSIAFTPLAQGLLTNKYMNGIPEDSRAAGPSTALSESRITPEVQRKIRALNQLAVSRGQSLAQLALQWTLRGGKVTSALIGASRVTQIEENIAALSHSEFSQEELDRIETILKTESEA; encoded by the coding sequence ATGGTATATGTGGCTAGCGATGAACGGTATGAAATTATGCGTTACAACCGCTCGGGCAGATCGGGCCTCAAGCTTCCGGCCATATCACTGGGACTGTGGCATAACTTCGGCGGGATCGATGCCTATGAGAACGGCCGGGAAATGATTACACGCTCGTTTGATCTTGGCATTACCCATTTTGATCTGGCCAATAACTATGGTCCGCCTGCCGGTTCGGCAGAGGATCTATTCGGCAAGGTACTTGCCCGTGATCTTTCCGCCTACCGTGATGAAATGGTGATCTCTACAAAGGCGGGATATTATATGTGGCCGGGGCCTTACGGTGACTGGGGATCACGAAAATATATGCTGTCCAGCCTGGATCAGAGCCTGAAGCGGCTGGGGCTGGACTATGTGGATATTTTTTATTCACACCGTCCGGATCCGCACACCCCGCTTGAAGAGACAATGGGAGCGCTTGATCATGCCGTACGTACCGGGAAAGCGCTCTATGTTGGAATATCCAACTATACGGCGGAGCAGACCTTGGAGGCCATCCGGATTCTGAACGGGCTGGGCACGCCGCTGCTGATTCATCAGCCGAGATACTCTATGCTCGATCGCTGGATTGAAGGCGGCCTGCAGCAGGTGCTGGAAGAGAACGGGGTCGGCAGTATCGCATTCACTCCGCTGGCCCAGGGGCTGTTGACGAATAAATACATGAACGGGATTCCCGAGGACTCCAGAGCTGCCGGCCCGTCCACCGCGCTGAGTGAAAGCCGGATCACGCCGGAGGTGCAGCGCAAAATCCGCGCACTCAATCAGCTGGCCGTCTCACGCGGACAGAGTCTGGCGCAGCTTGCGCTTCAGTGGACGCTCCGCGGCGGTAAGGTGACCTCGGCGCTGATCGGCGCCAGCCGGGTGACCCAGATTGAAGAGAATATCGCCGCCTTGTCCCACTCTGAATTCTCGCAGGAAGAACTGGACCGGATCGAAACGATTCTTAAAACTGAGAGTGAAGCCTGA